The sequence below is a genomic window from Mytilus edulis chromosome 2, xbMytEdul2.2, whole genome shotgun sequence.
TATTTGAGCATCGATGAAcagccttttgtagacgaaacatgagTCTTAAGTACACAATTTCAATCCGGGTATCTGTATTTTTCGTACTTTGGATGTTAAATTCCATTCTGTTTTCTTGGTATTGAATGCAGAAGTGGTATTTGTGCTGGTGTTAACTGTGCTCTCTAATTTCAGCTGTTCCCTTTTACTCATTTTCATTTCCCTATCTCTCTTCTTTATCCACATTTTCTTCTGATAAGACATGTTCTCTCGctgttttttcttcattaatCTGTTGTACTCCCGCTTTGTGCTCAATGATTTTCTTGTATTaacagttttctttttctttaacttAAGTTTAACAATCAAATGTGTCTCAagatctggttttttttctattctctTTTTCTGATCATACTTTTTTTGGCGAATCTTTGCCAGGTCCAACTGATGTTGGTGTCTTTTTATAGCCCACTCTGCAGGTTTCTTCTTTTTCAGTTCATTTTTTAACCGATCTCTGTTTGCCTTTGCTTTACTTTTCTGTGTTTGGAGATATTCAGCAAACTTTTCGGGATCGTTTTGCTTCAATTTTCTTCTGTAATCTGCAGATGAACTGGTCATTTTGATTTCAAACCTGAAAGACAAAAATATGATTCACAAATCTGGTTCATATTCAAAGCAATCAAAATATAAATCTTATCTCGAGGTCAgcacattttcatggttgataGACATGAATTAGCAAAGGATTGTCTACAGTGAATCTGAAACACATATTTGGAACAGAACATGATAATGAGTTAAATACTGACCCTTTTAAAATACAAGGAGGTCATGCTAAGCTTAATTTTCAAAGTGCTACGGCTCTAGGCAATAATTTGAGAAAGACACCCTTAacggacacattattctgactcaaAGAACAGAAGTCTTTGCATTAACTCCTTATAAATGTTATGAATATATTGTATCAGAACAGGCATAAATATTGTATGTACAAAAATTATGCATTGCAAATTTCCCATGTATATAATTCAAATTTGCAAAAAACaatttgttagcgatggacagaccTTTGatctaggaagttgtacatacatcatgacacaccctctggtgttggttaaaatggatgtcaagtataatatttgaaatcataacggttctcaagatatagagcagacacgatcttcaccacaagacacggggttgtcaactgaaatcaaagttttttttaccttgacctttgacctaggaagttgtacatacatcatgacacaccctctggtgttggttaaaatagatgacaagtataaactttgaaatcataacggttatctagatatAGAGCGGatacgatcttcaccacaggacacggggttgtcaactgaaaccgaagtttttgaccttgaactttgacctaggaagttgtacatacatcatgacacgccctctggtggtggttaataaacatgtaaagtataatgTATGAAATCATAATAGATATGGAGCAGatacaaagttaaagtgttaccgacggacggacagactgatcactatagggtgaCCCGCCTAAAGGCAGGGCCTTAATGATTCCTCTTCGAGCCAAGAAAACTTTGATGACAAAATatgattgagaatggaaattgggaatgtgtcaaagagacaacaacccgaccatagaaaaaacaacagcagaaggtcaatcTATTTCATACATTGAGAAGTGaaatttcaaactattgattcTGAGAAATTACTGCACCAGTGTATCCCAAACTCTGTCAGACTAACAAAATATTAACAGTAATTCTGTCACAAGCGTGTTGTTTGGGATCCAAGCAtgacaaaagagaaaaaaaaatgttaagcctatctgaatttttgtacaaataattttttttttttccataattGGATTTTAAAGGCTGCAAATTAAAACATGGATGAAgttttcttcaattttgtacttggctttacaactattttgatttgagcttcactgatgagtctatatTTAGACGAAAGGTGTCTGGCgtataaattataagcctggtacctttgaagaCTATTAAGTACATCTCATTTTAGAATTATGAACCATTTCAATGGAGGTTCatttaaatccatttttttaatgattcaaTATTAAATTGGTGGAACCATAAAGTGAATAATGTTACTCTACAAAATAAACGCAAAATTGGGACTTTTGAATGGATCGTTAataaacgtaggtgaaaaaaatgtcaaaataggtgcaatttggatACCTTAGCACTAGCAAGGAgacttaatataaaatattaatgcaTTGTACAGCTTTTTGATTATGTTTTGTggtcaatgacataaaaaatactGTTCTTgtgtcgatttcacaaaaaaacttacgaatAAGATTTATCTTTAAAGTATAttgatttgttcatgacttaagacCAATCTTAGTCAGTGGCGGAttaagaaattttcataagtgggggcccactgactgacctaagaggggacaactccagtcacacttcagtgattcccaatataagcaaccaattttttttccataaaaaaggctgccccccccccccccctaaatctgctAGTCGTAACTTTTTGTGTGAAATCGACCTCTGGACGTCAATATTATTCCATAAAAGGATTTTTTAACACTACCAACACAAAATGGGGTTAGTCTTTATTCTTACATTCCGTAGGCTAACCCCTACTACAGAATATTTCttacataaatatttataaatacctGACCGTATCCATGCATTCAGTGTCTTGATAATTCCACAGTTGATACCAcaacaccatttttttttgtgtttataaaataatgtttgcttgtattttatttcatttttttgtgtgttgttggttgtttcttttctttttttttttttttggggggggaggtgATTTACTTTTATGTATTGATATGCTGTGTCAATTATAATATAGTGTTGGTTGTCTTATCAATGAACACAATAGATTATGTTCAAAATCTTTAGTTAGCAATGATAATATTGTTAACCAACCTATTTTGTGTAATGGTCTGTCAAAATCTTACGTCTGAAAAACATTAATGCAGAAATTTCTGTCAAATCTTACGTCAGAAATACATAAATGCTTCaaatttctgtcaaaatcttacgTCCGAAATCGAATTGTCTGTccaaatcttatgtcagaaatTTGTCAGTGATGAAAGTCAAAATTATCGTATAATACGCTATTGACAGTATCGCCGTTTTAGAAAAAACATTGAAAGGTGTTTTAGGTTGTAATAGACAGCTTCTTATGCTCAAATAACTGTCGCTTTGTTGTTTTCTAAAGGTTCAAGTGCGAACGTAAGAAGGGCGAACGTCAGATGCATTTGACCGACACTGAATTCTTACCTGTTATCTAACAGTTTGAAGTTTCCGCGTCCATAGTTGCAATTCTCGCAAAAGTTCGCAGCGCCCCGCAAGACGAGATCTGTGTACACGAACGATAACTGTAATTTTTCATCATCAAAATATTGCGAACGCAAGACTGCGAGTTTGACCGATCTTACGTCGGCgatgtattttataaaataattgatttaattttatcaatttaaaggTTTAACAAGTTAATTCCGAATTCCACTTAAAAGGTAAACACAGCCGTGGTAAATCTCGGAAAATACGACTAACTGGTGGCGTTTTAGGTACCTGTTGCGAACGCAAGATTTAATGACGGACCTGATGATAAACGCATtcctttttgaaaattaaatttgttgATCACAGTTCATTGCTAAACAACTTAAAAACCATTATTTagaaagaaaaatgtttaaataaccGAAATACACTCGTACAATTTTCAGTTTTtggaactaaaataaaaaaaatcaacacagCACATTCTATAATAAAACGGGAGCTTTATCTGTCAAATTTGTTGCATTTTTACGACTTATCTTACCTATTTTTCTTTAAATGCAAACAATcgtgtcaaaataattatttttataaattaatctgaCATATTTATCCATACTAACATCTACAAGTTTGTTTTTTAGTAGcattttcgttgtttttttttcatttattaattttgaCAGACATTGCACTTTCTTACATGGAACCTgcctttatacttaggactatcaacataatatcaaggattagtatagaaggcgagacatttcagcgtgtgcactcttgtattgtGATCAGTAAATTTGCTTTAAAACATTACTACAATGTGTGTGATTTAACGTTTTTCTGACATTAGATAAAGTTGTTTTCAAATTGATACTTCTCCTCGTCTCAATATAAACAATGTTTGCTTATGTGGTGGACCTGAACACATATAACAACCATAAAATCAATCTTACGGGGTTCAAAATGCCgaattgtttgggttttttttcttcatttgtttgTAATGTTGTTTTATTCCTATAGGTTTTACATTCAGTATATAATTCTTTCATCTTAAGCTGCCGTATAATTTCAATCCAAAACTACAGTTCGGTTATCACAGAtttcacaaatatatatttagaagCTATAAACACACATTTATAATAAGATGACGAAAATTCTATGCGTTGAACACCAGTTGCGAAACGTCAACTTAAATACCAGCGtgtacttttaaagaaaatacaCAAAGCAAGCTATCCGGTTCAATTAACAATACTTTGTACGTGCacattttctttttcagaaaGAGATTTGAACATGCTTATGAAGCAAGCATTGTTTAAGATAGCCTTCTTACCGTATGGTTATCTGATAGACCTTTGGAGGTTTCGGGTATTCGACGGAACAATCCCAGAGAGCGATTACAATAAAGAATGGTGGAAACTCAGGTGAAACAAAATCTCTCTTAATAACTTACAGAAAATGTACtggaattactttttttttttcaaaaattaactaACAACTCTGAAAATACAAAACGATAAACAGAagggtttaaaaaaaacaaaaatcaaaacagcTTGAAGTTGCAACAAATGTCGTCGATGGGTAGCCAAAATCTTCTTAACCTGCATCTGTTAAAAAACCAATGTCTCGTTTGACAAAGggacaaatacaatacaaaacaGTGCCTATATAACTACTTAAATATCACAAAAATGTGCATGACGGTCATTGTATTGtcttatgtgaatttttttcattctttcaattttgattttgtgATATTTTCATTGACACTCAACATGTTGGGTCCTGTTTCATTGAAATACAACcaacatattttgttatattttgaaaatagtttAATTTTGCTGAACgatattttatatattgtgttttaATACTTGTAGGTTAGAATACCAAGGAGTGTCTTCACCTGTTGTACGAACCAGCGAAGAATTTGATCCTGGAGCAAAGTTCCATATACCATCCAACTCGCCGTATATATGGTATGTTATTTCGTTTTTAAAAGATATCATTAATTTAGTCTTTTCTTTCTATATAATAATTTTCTATACCACTCACATCATTAACTTTTTTATAACAACTATTTtccgattataacatgtataaatgataacaattttattgcaccagatgcgcatttcaatAGTTATGTCTCTACAGTaaccaaaaataataatatcaaaaatcaaaatcaaaattctGATGCAATGTCGTAGAGTAGATAAAACTAACTAAGGATCCtacattataatattcaaatcTGGACAAAAAAAATCACAGCTTTGTAAGAAGAATATATATATTCCTCAATACGAAATGGTTTGAAAATTTCATAACAgcaaatttcaaaaataacaattatatgtGTCTTTTTATGAACGTTTCTTGTATTTTAGTTACTTCGTCAGTTTTATAGTACAGTTTCAATTTTATGAATCCCTTTGTAAGGCGAGCGGACATACGGGTCCCTTGCATACCTGTGATTACTATCGGTCCAAAGGAGCCGGTGATAAATTAAGGTAAACATAAACTTATATAGATAATTCCCATGTCTTGTTTTCAAACTCTTCAAATTTACGAATATTAATTTGTAATTATAAACTTGCTTCCACATTTAGACATAGTTTTTTTCTAGATATGTTTGGGTTTTAATGACGATTTCTTGAGCAAGAAATACATACAAACAATCACAGACGtgttgattttaaatttaaaaaaaatagaagacagaaaatgaataaaatttgcaTCCAGAATAACGAATTACtgttaaaaaatcaacaaacaCAACGATGTTATCAGTTAAAAAAACTCAACCAAGAAAGTTTTTCAGGTTTCCTAAATTATTAACTTAATAGAAGCACCAGCTTACCCTTAAATTATCAAACTTCGCAATTTCGGATTcatatacttattttttttgtaaatcttttcaGATCATTCCTGGAGTTGGGGCAAAGTAAACCCTGGCGTGAAGCAATGAAAGTTCTAACTGGCAGCATGAATATTAAAGCTGATGCTATAACAGAATATTTTCGCCCACTGACCAAATGGTTGGATAAGGAATTGCAAGAAAAAGGTCAAACTGTTGGATGGGAAGGCGCCaacattaattttgaataaatatatatttgtctaTTGTCTTACAGTTTGAACTTAACACAATAATTATAGTTGCTCCAGCGCCACAGATGTAAAACGTTTCTCATTGTAAAGCAAGCATAGGTATAGCTTGAGGAGAAGATGTTACTAAACTGAAAAACTTATGTCtaatataagtgagaggttttgccatttgattagggactttccgttttgaatttttctcggagttcagtatttttgtgattttttttccccATTTGCTCTTTTTGAACATCAGGATGTTTAAACACAAAAAGGAACAAAGTTAATGGCACTGTGCTATAAACATAAgcttagcatatatatatattaactccTTACAGATACCCGGATTGAAATTGTGTACTTAAGActcatgtttcgtctacaaaaggctgTTCATCGATGCTCAAATAAaaaagttcttttaaaaaaaggtcaaacaaAGTACGAGGCTGGAGAGCTTAAAGACCAtaaattccaaaatgttttgcAACTTATATCTAAGATAAAATGAACAAGAGtgaacacactgaaatgtctcgtcttctttactaatcattgatattatgttgatcgtcctaagtataaagctttattacaactgtcacataaacttaacattaaccaagatagctaaacaaagaccaatgaaacatgaaaatgaggtcaaggtcagatgaaccatgccaggcagacatgtacagctaacaaagcttccatacaacaaatatagttgacctattacttatagtttaagaaaaatagaccaaaacacaaaaacttaactctgtgcaatgaaccgtgcaattgaggtcatggtcaaataaacctgcgggactgacatatagatcataatatatttccatacacaaaatatagttgacctttggcatataatattagataaaaagaccaaaacttaaaaacttaactttgaccactaaaccatgaaaatgaggtcaaggtcaagatgacatctgcccgctagacatgtacaccttacaatcattccatacaacaaatatagtaaacctattgcatatatagtatgagaaaaacagacccaaacacaaaaacttaactaaaaccactgaaccatg
It includes:
- the LOC139510294 gene encoding knob-associated histidine-rich protein-like; the encoded protein is MTSSSADYRRKLKQNDPEKFAEYLQTQKSKAKANRDRLKNELKKKKPAEWAIKRHQHQLDLAKIRQKKYDQKKRIEKKPDLETHLIVKLKLKKKKTVNTRKSLSTKREYNRLMKKKQRENMSYQKKMWIKKRDREMKMSKREQLKLESTVNTSTNTTSAFNTKKTEWNLTSKVRKIQIPGLKLCT